From Anopheles coluzzii chromosome 3, AcolN3, whole genome shotgun sequence, the proteins below share one genomic window:
- the LOC120959251 gene encoding 2-phosphoxylose phosphatase 1: MEQMPRSRIWGKQNRTPFGKKNIHQTSVKDCLLHITKFRIEFRQSLNFTKNKKINDTKVLRVQTSSIIAKMLLKEIARFSLQHRTLYCYLILSIWIFLLIAGMYKYIGSIENGNNLLNAKGFGYRKTERFLAEEGDSTDRIRIKEINQTDCTHPFAIVTGEEGGSLEGWTLQGVLLLIRHGDRGPMAHVRGINEVDCGYENDPSLARYINFLQNTTTGSTSGGHWMKTGPFHGFPLLPAASKLCLLAQLTHKGIAQMLHVGDIVRQAYANALGLYTRVPISTQRTTPFNGSDFISNPTSSFQYVVDDVVIYSTRYRRTFQSAMALLFGVLPPEKWLAMQIQESHSLSYCFSDCACPQAEKLKKQLASEMNGHLSKHPAIGAIVQWIGAALLQNPQAAGQQINPLEIRDALLAHICHAAPLPCRKIHSNVPSADSYRYGSKTGSSSTQDPLGLDVINIDLDEATLSGGGAGPPINTEQPDDSDTTEQEPEIEGCVEKSHVLALMSYIHWAGMKELYSQSMRQQGLLRSYGLMRNIVAYMLRMISGDRVKFVLYSGHDKTLEYLIASLGVQLENPFIPYASRMVFEVYKSDKDTQYYFRLVYNGRDVTNTIDVCESGKSLNVPRGIRGGRAHLCPIENIIRFIHDDYFLSLNATNYKDACMAQTKQDGFF, encoded by the exons atggaGCAAATGCCGCGCAGTCGCATTTGgggaaaacaaaatcgtacgccttttggaaagaaaaacatacatcAAACGTCAGTGAAAGATTGTTTGTTACACATAACCAAGTTCCGAATCGAATTCAGACAGAGTCTAAATtttactaaaaacaaaaaaatcaatgatACTAAAGTGCTTCGGGTGCAAACTAGTAGCATAATCGCCAAGATGCTGTTAAAAGAAATTGCCCGATTTTCGCTGCAACATCGCACCCTCTACTGTTACTTGATACTGAGCATTTGGATATTTTTGCTGATAGCAG GCATGTACAAGTACATTGGTTCCATAGAAAATGGTAACAATCTACTGAATGCGAAAGGATTCGGCTACCGCAAAACGGAACGGTTTCTCGCCGAGGAAGGCGACTCAACGGATAGGATAAGAATAAAAGAGATCAACCAGACTGACTGCACCCATCCGTTTGCAATCGTGACGGGTGAGGAGGGCGGTTCCCTGGAGGGTTGGACGTTGCAGGGCGTATTGCTGCTGATACGTCATGGTGACCGTGGCCCAATGGCACATGTGCGTGGTATCAATGAAGTGGATTGCGGATATGAAAACGATCCTAGCCTTGCGAGATACATCAACTTCCTGCAGAACACTACCACCGGAAGCACTAGCGGTGGACACTGGATGAAAACAGGCCCATTTCATGGGTTTCCTTTACTGCCGGCCGCGTCGAAGCTCTGCTTGCTGGCACAGCTAACACATAAAGGCATTGCCCAAATGCTACACGTAGGCGATATCGTTCGACAGGCTTATGCGAACGCCCTGGGACTCTACACGCGGGTCCCAATCAGCACCCAGAGAACTACACCCTTTAATGGTTCCGATTTCATTTCCAATCCAACCTCTAGTTTTCAGTATGTCGTGGATGATGTCGTCATTTATTCTACTCGCTACCGTCGAACGTTTCAATCGGCTATGGCACTGCTGTTCGGTGTACTGCCACCCGAGAAATGGCTAGCAATGCAGATACAGGAGAGCCACAGTTTATCGTACTGCTTTTCGGATTGTGCCTGTCCACAGGCGGAGAAGCTGAAGAAACAACTGGCAAGCGAGATGAACGGGCATCTGTCAAAGCATCCAGCGATTGGTGCGATAGTCCAGTGGATCGGTGCGGCCTTGCTACAGAATCCACAGGCGGCTGGGCAACAGATAAATCCACTCGAAATACGTGACGCACTATTGGCACACATTTGCCATGCAGCTCCATTACCCTGTCGGAAGATACACAGCAACGTGCCGTCAGCGGATAGTTACCGATACGGCTCGAAAACTGGCAGCAGCTCAACGCAAGATCCCCTTGGGCTGGATGTAATAAACATCGATCTGGATGAAGCCACCCTGAGCGGAGGTGGTGCTGGTCCACCCATCAATACGGAACAGCCAGACGACTCGGATACAACGGAGCAGGAACCGGAAATTGAGGGATGCGTCGAGAAAAGCCACGTTCTCGCCCTAATGTCGTACATACACTGGGCCGGTATGAAGGAACTGTACAGCCAATCAATGCGCCAGCAGGGCCTACTACGCTCGTACGGCTTGATGCGTAACATCGTAGCCTACATGCTGCGAATGATCTCCGGCGATCGGGTGAAATTTGTGCTTTACTCGGGGCATGATAAAACGCTTGAGTATCTGATCGCTTCGCTGGGTGTTCAGCTCGAGAATCCGTTCATACCGTACGCGTCGCGAATGGTGTTTGAAGTGTATAAAAGCGATAAGGACACGCAGTACTACTTCCGGCTGGTTTATAATGGGCGGGACGTCACGAACACTATCGACGTATGCGAGAGTGGCAAGAGTCTAAATGTTCCAAGGGGTATTCGGGGCGGTAGGGCCCATTTGTGTCCGATCGAAAACATTATTCGATTTATTCATGACGATTATTTTCTGTCCCTTAATGCTACCAACTACAAGGATGCTTGTATGGCGCAGACGAAGCAGGATGGATTTTTCTAG
- the LOC120958067 gene encoding neuronal acetylcholine receptor subunit non-alpha-3-like isoform X1, translating to MANILSFIYLPLLVAFLFDSASSINCDKKRDNVQYTIKQHLFCNGYDPKIRPAKSEFDSINITTYAVLYSFDISEYRSVMSFQVNYYMRWQDSSLAWNASDWSNITTLNINNDEIWSPQFENINSDYEGQPSVSCLNPDCLLRVNGYVSCSPVCRISAKCSSDYSRWPFNTLVCRMWFTNRDKELVDEVNFLPVITYLPSNRHLPTTKWCVTSISSNKTQLSIPGATSRTVEELEFNLEHSPHLTIAIIYLPAFALSLLNIFVCLLDSRVKEKIVIPLICMIFHFQLLQQMSNPTPEIPGVVLFIIASMILTFLLFVSTLINRWLHGLQSTPPNIVIRSMRAILSNRLMNWILKVDYLSVGQKTCTIINNDERLTLDWVMFVKLVDRFILAAYVIIYLLLFWIYIPLQHTHNRYAESGGRVCAN from the exons ATGGCGAATATCTTGTCATTTATTTATCTCCCGCTTCTAGTGGCATTTCTTTTCGATTCCGCAA GCTCAATTAATTGtgacaaaaaaagagacaatGTACAATATACCATCAAACAACATTTGTTCTGCAACGGATATGATCCAAAGATACGACCggctaaaagtgaatttgactCAATTAATATAACTACGTATGCGGTTTTATATAGTTTCGATATT agTGAATACAGAAGCGTCATGAGTTTTCAAGTAAATTATTACATG cgttggcAAGATTCCTCCTTAGCCTGGAACGCATCGGACTGGTCCAACATTACTACACTAAATATCAACAACGATGAAATTTGGTCCCCTCAGTTTGAAAATATTAACTC AGACTATGAAGGACAACCATCTGTATCCTGTTTGAACCCGGACTGTTTGTTACGCGTAAATGGATATGTGTCTTGTTCGCCAGTTTGCAGAATTTCTGCTAAATGCTCGTCCGACTACTCACGCTGGCCGTTCAACACACTAGTTTGTCGAATGTGGTTCACAAATCGAGATAAAGAACTCGTAGATGAAGTTAACTTTTTACCTGTCATTACATATTTGCCGTCAAATCGTCATTTACCTACAACTAAGTGGTGCGTTACAAGTATTTCATCCAATAAAACACAGTTAAGCATTCCTGGAGCAACCAGCCGCACAGTTGAGGAGTTGGAATTCAACTTGGAACACAGTCCCCACCTCACAATTGCAATAATCTATCTTCCTGCTTTTG CTCTCAGCTTGTTGAATATTTTTGTCTGTCTGTTGGATTCCCGCGTCAAAGAGAAGATTGTCATCCCCTTAATTTGTATGATATTCCATTTCCAACTACTACAACAAATGAGTAACCCTACCCCTGAAATTCCTGGAGTAG tGTTGTTTATAATTGCTTCGATGATACTGACGTTCCTGTTATTTGTGAGCACTTTGATCAACCGCTGGTTGCACGGTCTGCAATCAACTCCGCCAAACATTGTCATACGATCGATGAGAGCTATCTTATCCAACCGTCTGATGAATTGGATTCTTAAAGTAGACTATCTAAGCGTCGGGCAAAAG ACATGTACTATTATTAACAACGATGAAAGACTGACCCTGGACTGGGTAATGTTTGTGAAACTAGTTGATCGTTTTATTTTAGCTGCGTATGTTATAATTTATCTACTACTTTTCTGGATATACATTCCATtacaacacactcacaatcgATATGCTGAGTCTGGTGGGAGAGTGTGCGCTAATTGA
- the LOC120960052 gene encoding tudor and KH domain-containing protein homolog: protein MKPSAPAIPLILGLSLLGASGAYLYMLFKKRRSNATGDLVDFFTRSTSKQDAPVAEIVIPNSLIPLVIGRKGYTLQHIQQSTGASINFVDHDESSQLCRIQGPSQAAVEKAKEMVLKETSRPITITEEVIVPQAACGKILGRCGDELQEICRKSMAKVWLEGRARSETERRVMITGTASQIKVAKELIAQKVREDHDSKKMLADPTRQTREPRIRTPPTSSAPTPVPSDGGMKLNTTSPKICVEKRNSSSFAAGQMEVFVSTIVSPSKFYVQLVGPQSTELDLLVLSMTEYYNQNQNRELHRLRKPYLGQIVAAEFNADNKWYRAEISAILPNEYKPGEVVLDLFFVDYGDNQYTNPNEVYELKPDFLALRFQAIECFLARVEPTQQSNLMPAPASATGEEEWDPVAVTRFEELTYVAQWKKIVSKIVTYRNSKSPLHGRETSPIPGVELYDTAPNGMDQINIAQQLIAEGLARPASSERLDELSRSQLFRLGLTNGTDGSSSQSSSIDKVDDVSASSSTSASTVISSGVHINGTGQTSPKVEQQQQQQQPQQSVRYRSLANGAH, encoded by the exons ATGAAGCCATCAGCTCCAGCAATCCCGCTCATCCTGGGATTGTCTTTGCTTGGAGCTAGTGGAGCCTACTTGTACATGCTGTTTAAGAAAAGGCGATCGAACGCGACTGGTGATTTGGTGGATTTCTTTACGAGAAGTACATCCAAACAGGACGCTCCTGTGGCGGAAATTGTCATACCGAACAGTCTCATCCCTTTGGTGATCGGACGCAAGGGCTACACGTTGCAGCACATTCAACAATCTACCGGAGCCAGTATTAATTTCGTTGACCACGATGAATCTAGTCAGCTGTGCCGTATTCAGGGCCCATCGCAAGCTGCCGTCGAGAAGGCGAAAGAAATGGTACTGAAGGAAACGTCAAGGCCCATAACCATTACGGAGGAGGTGATTGTACCGCAGGCTGCCTGCGGAAAGATCCTTGGCCGCTGCGGAGATGAACTGCAAGAAATTTGTCGCAAATCAATGGCCAAAGTGTGGCTCGAAGGTCGGGCTAGAAGTGAAACGGAACGGCGGGTCATGATAACCGGTACTGCCTCCCAGATAAAGGTAGCGAAGGAGCTCATTGCGCAGAAGGTGCGGGAAGATCATGATAGCAAAAAAATGCTCGCCGACCCAACCCGCCAGACGCGAGAGCCCCGCATCAGGACGCCCCCGACAAGCTCTGCCCCAACGCCGGTACCAAGTGACGGAGGGATGAAGCTGAACACGACTTCACCGAAAATATGCGTCGAAAAACGAAACTCCTCCAGCTTTGCCGCTGGTCAGATGGAAGTATTTGTATCGACCATTGTGTCCCCGAGCAAATTCTACGTCCAGCTGGTTGGACCACAGTCGACCGAGCTGGATCTGCTCGTGCTAAGCATGACCGAGTACTacaaccagaaccagaaccGCGAGCTTCACCGGCTTCGAAAACCTTACCTCGGTCAGATAGTGGCCGCCGAGTTCAATGCAGACAACAAATGGTATCGGGCCGAAATCAGTGCCATCCTACCGAACGAATACAAACCAGGGGAGGTGGTTCTCGATCTGTTTTTCGTTGATTATGGCGACAATCAGTATACGAACCCGAACGAAGTGTACGAACTCAAGCCCGACTTCCTAGCATTACGATTCCAGGCGATAGAATGTTTCCTGGCCAGGGTAGAACCGACCCAGCAATCCAATCTGATGCCTGCCCCCGCGTCCGCTACCGGAGAAGAAGAGTGGGATCCGGTTGCAGTGACCAGATTTGAAGAGCTAACGTATG TGGCTCAgtggaaaaaaattgtttcaaaaattgttACCTACCGGAACAGCAAGAGCCCACTGCACGGTCGCGAAACCTCACCCATTCCAGGCGTGGAACTGTACGATACGGCGCCCAACGGTATGGATCAAATCAACATCGCCCAGCAGCTTATAGCAGAAGGCCTGGCCCGTCCTGCTAGCAGCGAACGGCTGGATGAACTCTCAAGGAGTCAGCTCTTTCGGTTGGGTTTAACGAATGGAACAGATGGCAGCTCTTCACAGTCATCAAGCATTGACAAGGTGGACGATGTGAGCGCATCCAGCAGTACGTCCGCCTCGACGGTAATTTCGTCCGGGGTGCATATCAATGGAACGGGCCAAACTAGCCCGAAggttgagcagcagcagcagcaacaacaaccacaacagtCGGTGCGTTATAGAAGTTTGGCCAATGGAGCGCACTGA
- the LOC120958067 gene encoding acetylcholine receptor subunit beta-type lev-1-like isoform X3, with protein sequence MANILSFIYLPLLLAFLFDSASSINCDKKRDNVQYTIKQHLFCNGYDPKIRPAKSEFDSINITTYAFFHGFDISEYRSIMNFQIIYYMLWSDTSLAWNASDWSNITTLNTNFDEIWTPQFENINSDYEGQPSVSCLNPDCLLHEDGGISCSPVCRISAKCSSDYSRWPFNTLVCRMWFTNRDKELVDEVNFLSIITYLQSAHQSPIAKWCVTSVSSNKTQLSIPGATSRTVEELEFNLEHSPHLTVAIIYLPAFVLSMLNIFVCLLDSRVKEKIVIPLICMVFHFQLLQQMSNPTPEIPGVVLFIIASMVLTFLLFVITLINRWLYDLQSTPPNIVIRSMRAILSNRLMNWILKVDYLSVGQKTCTIINNDERLTLDWVMFVKLVDRFILAAYVIIYLLLFWIYIPLQHTHNRYAESGGRVCAN encoded by the exons ATGGCGAATATATTGTCATTTATTTATCTCCCGCTTCTACTGGCATTTCTTTTCGATTCCGCAA GCTCAATTAATTGtgacaaaaaaagagacaatGTGCAATATACCATCAAACAACATTTGTTCTGCAACGGATATGATCCAAAGATACGACCggctaaaagtgaatttgactCAATTAATATAACTACGTATGCGTTTTTTCATGGTTTTGATATT aGTGAATACAGAAGCATCATGAATTtccaaataatttattacatG ctttggTCAGATACCTCCCTAGCCTGGAACGCATCGGACTGGTCCAACATTACTACACTGAATACCAACTTCGATGAAATTTGGACCCCTCAGTTTGAAAACATTAACTC AGATTATGAAGGACAACCATCTGTATCCTGTTTGAACCCGGACTGTTTGCTACACGAAGATGGAGGTATTTCTTGTTCGCCAGTGTGCAGAATCTCTGCTAAATGCTCGTCCGACTACTCACGCTGGCCGTTCAACACACTAGTTTGTCGAATGTGGTTCACAAATCGAGATAAAGAACTCGTAGATGAAGTTAACTTTTTATCTATCATAACATACTTGCAGTCAGCTCATCAATCTCCTATAGCTAAGTGGTGCGTTACAAGTGTTTCATCCAATAAAACACAGTTAAGCATTCCTGGAGCAACTAGCCGCACAGTTGAGGAGTTGGAATTCAACTTGGAACACAGTCCCCACCTCACAGTTGCAATAATCTATCTTCCTGCTTTTG TTCTCAGCATGTTGAATATTTTTGTCTGTCTGTTGGATTCCCGCGTCAAAGAGAAGATTGTCATCCCCTTAATTTGTATGGTATTCCATTTCCAACTACTCCAACAAATGAGTAACCCTACCCCTGAAATTCCTGGAGTAG TATTGTTTATTATTGCTTCGATGGTACTGACGTTCCTGTTATTTGTGATCACGTTGATCAACCGCTGGTTGTACGATCTGCAATCAACTCCACCAAACATTGTCATACGATCGATGAGAGCTATCTTATCCAACCGTCTGATGAATTGGATTCTTAAAGTAGACTATCTAAGCGTCGGGCAAAAG ACATGTACTATTATTAACAACGATGAAAGACTGACCCTGGACTGGGTAATGTTTGTGAAACTAGTTGATCGTTTTATTTTAGCTGCGTATGTTATAATTTATCTACTACTTTTCTGGATATACATTCCATtacaacacactcacaatcgATATGCTGAGTCTGGTGGGAGAGTGTGCGCTAATTGA
- the LOC120958067 gene encoding acetylcholine receptor subunit beta-type lev-1-like isoform X2: MANILSFIYLPLLLAFLFDSASSINCDKKRDNVQYTIKQHLFCNGYDPKIRPAKSEFDSINITTYAFFHGFDISEYRSIMNFQIIYYMLWSDTSLAWNASDWSNITTLNTNFDEIWTPQFENINSDYEGQPSVSCLNPDCLLHEDGGISCSPVCRISAKCSSDYSRWPFNTLVCRMWFTNRDKELVDEVNFLSIITYLQSAHQSPIAKWCVTSVSSNKTQLSIPGATSRTVEELEFNLEHSPHLTVAIIYLPAFVLSMLNIFVCLLDSRVKEKIVIPLICMVFHFQLLQQMSNPTPEIPGVVLFIIASMVLTFLLFVITLINRWLYDLQSTPPNIVIRSMRAILSNRLMNWILKVDYLSVGQKTCTIINNDERLALDWEMFVKLVDRFILAAYVIIYQLLFWIYIPLQHTHNRYHERGTRVCGN; encoded by the exons ATGGCGAATATATTGTCATTTATTTATCTCCCGCTTCTACTGGCATTTCTTTTCGATTCCGCAA GCTCAATTAATTGtgacaaaaaaagagacaatGTGCAATATACCATCAAACAACATTTGTTCTGCAACGGATATGATCCAAAGATACGACCggctaaaagtgaatttgactCAATTAATATAACTACGTATGCGTTTTTTCATGGTTTTGATATT aGTGAATACAGAAGCATCATGAATTtccaaataatttattacatG ctttggTCAGATACCTCCCTAGCCTGGAACGCATCGGACTGGTCCAACATTACTACACTGAATACCAACTTCGATGAAATTTGGACCCCTCAGTTTGAAAACATTAACTC AGATTATGAAGGACAACCATCTGTATCCTGTTTGAACCCGGACTGTTTGCTACACGAAGATGGAGGTATTTCTTGTTCGCCAGTGTGCAGAATCTCTGCTAAATGCTCGTCCGACTACTCACGCTGGCCGTTCAACACACTAGTTTGTCGAATGTGGTTCACAAATCGAGATAAAGAACTCGTAGATGAAGTTAACTTTTTATCTATCATAACATACTTGCAGTCAGCTCATCAATCTCCTATAGCTAAGTGGTGCGTTACAAGTGTTTCATCCAATAAAACACAGTTAAGCATTCCTGGAGCAACTAGCCGCACAGTTGAGGAGTTGGAATTCAACTTGGAACACAGTCCCCACCTCACAGTTGCAATAATCTATCTTCCTGCTTTTG TTCTCAGCATGTTGAATATTTTTGTCTGTCTGTTGGATTCCCGCGTCAAAGAGAAGATTGTCATCCCCTTAATTTGTATGGTATTCCATTTCCAACTACTCCAACAAATGAGTAACCCTACCCCTGAAATTCCTGGAGTAG TATTGTTTATTATTGCTTCGATGGTACTGACGTTCCTGTTATTTGTGATCACGTTGATCAACCGCTGGTTGTACGATCTGCAATCAACTCCACCAAACATTGTCATACGATCGATGAGAGCTATCTTATCCAACCGTCTGATGAATTGGATTCTTAAAGTAGACTATCTAAGCGTCGGGCAAAAG ACATGTACTATTATTAACAACGATGAAAGACTGGCCCTGGACTGGGAAATGTTTGTGAAACTAGTTGATCGTTTTATTTTAGCTGCGTATGTTATAATTTATCAACTACTTTTCTGGATATACATTCcattacaacacacacataatcgATATCATGAACGTGGTACGCGAGTATGCGGTAATTGA
- the LOC120958067 gene encoding acetylcholine receptor-like protein cup-4 isoform X4, with the protein MANILSFIYLPLLVAFLFDSASSINCDKKRDNVQYTIKQHLFCNGYDPKIRPAKSEFDSINITTYAVLYSFDISEYRSVMSFQVNYYMRWQDSSLAWNASDWSNITTLNINNDEIWSPQFENINSHVLLLTTMKD; encoded by the exons ATGGCGAATATCTTGTCATTTATTTATCTCCCGCTTCTAGTGGCATTTCTTTTCGATTCCGCAA GCTCAATTAATTGtgacaaaaaaagagacaatGTACAATATACCATCAAACAACATTTGTTCTGCAACGGATATGATCCAAAGATACGACCggctaaaagtgaatttgactCAATTAATATAACTACGTATGCGGTTTTATATAGTTTCGATATT agTGAATACAGAAGCGTCATGAGTTTTCAAGTAAATTATTACATG cgttggcAAGATTCCTCCTTAGCCTGGAACGCATCGGACTGGTCCAACATTACTACACTAAATATCAACAACGATGAAATTTGGTCCCCTCAGTTTGAAAATATTAACTC ACATGTACTATTATTAACAACGATGAAAGACTGA